One Fretibacterium sp. OH1220_COT-178 genomic region harbors:
- a CDS encoding metallophosphoesterase gives MFYHNSILFAFFSFYLLALLYTGLHLVLLVPGGLMRLVVALLWGLFGLAMPLGRWLGGLQLQRLGGTALGFVAHFTLAFLLLDVWRLLFRLFPSVIGAPRPFLLLNLMLLWMAYGVARAQYTIVRDLDIVLPLPPGMPPRSPMTLVAVSDIHAGGSVNPGLLDRIVRRVAECGPDVILLVGDTLDGHRGGALESGIETLLSDLSAPLGKFAVLGNHELYAGEDFSRELLERAGFTVLQDDGRVVDGTLLLVGRNDPRGDRLGSPRAPLENVLARLRRELPSAAALPLVVADHTPEDLEEPSAAGTVLQVSGHTHGGQVFPFNLLVRRRYGVSSGWGERGGMGFYVSSGAGFWHMPLRTVSSSEIVRFTLRFVSRHENRRDDVRTAPRTFPLEGA, from the coding sequence TTGTTCTACCACAACTCGATCCTGTTCGCCTTTTTTTCGTTCTACCTCCTGGCCCTGCTCTATACGGGACTTCATCTTGTTCTCCTCGTCCCGGGAGGGCTGATGCGCCTCGTCGTCGCCCTCCTTTGGGGGCTCTTCGGCCTGGCCATGCCGCTGGGGCGCTGGCTGGGCGGCCTTCAGCTCCAGAGGCTCGGTGGCACGGCACTCGGCTTCGTCGCCCATTTCACCCTTGCCTTTCTCCTCCTGGACGTCTGGAGGCTGCTCTTTCGTCTGTTCCCGTCCGTCATAGGCGCACCGCGTCCCTTTCTGCTTCTGAACCTGATGCTTCTCTGGATGGCCTACGGCGTGGCCCGCGCCCAGTACACCATCGTCCGGGATTTGGACATCGTTCTGCCCCTTCCGCCCGGCATGCCGCCGCGGTCTCCCATGACCCTTGTCGCCGTCTCCGACATCCATGCCGGCGGCAGCGTGAATCCCGGACTCCTGGACCGGATCGTGAGGCGAGTCGCGGAGTGCGGTCCGGACGTTATTCTGCTGGTGGGGGATACCCTCGACGGCCACCGCGGCGGGGCGCTGGAGTCCGGGATCGAGACGCTGCTCTCGGACCTGAGCGCTCCGCTGGGCAAGTTTGCCGTGCTCGGCAATCATGAACTCTATGCCGGGGAGGATTTTTCACGGGAGCTGCTGGAACGGGCGGGCTTCACCGTCCTGCAGGACGATGGCCGCGTCGTGGACGGGACCCTGCTTCTCGTCGGACGTAACGATCCCCGGGGCGATCGCCTGGGCAGTCCTCGCGCTCCTCTCGAGAACGTCCTGGCGCGGCTGAGGCGTGAACTGCCCTCGGCCGCCGCGCTGCCCCTGGTGGTTGCGGACCACACGCCGGAGGATCTGGAGGAGCCCTCGGCCGCCGGAACGGTCCTGCAGGTCTCGGGACACACGCACGGCGGGCAGGTGTTCCCCTTCAACCTCCTGGTGCGGCGCCGCTACGGCGTTTCCTCGGGATGGGGAGAGCGAGGGGGGATGGGCTTCTACGTCTCCTCGGGGGCGGGGTTCTGGCACATGCCCCTGAGAACCGTCTCCTCCAGCGAGATCGTCCGGTTCACGCTGCGCTTCGTCTCCCGTCATGAAAATCGACGCGATGACGTGCGAACGGCCCCACGGACTTTTCCGTTGGAGGGGGCCTAA
- a CDS encoding nucleoside deaminase, translating into MRFDFFDKDKDLAFMRLAHEAAVAALRGGNHPFGAVLVDSAGKLLLSGGNIELTERDCTGHAESALMRAASKRFSRDDLWECSLYTTIEPCAMCSGAMYWGNLGRVVYGVGENKLLALTGSDPANPTFDLPCREVFARGQKDIVVVGPIADAELEEEILSIHRDHWRR; encoded by the coding sequence ATGAGGTTCGACTTTTTCGATAAGGACAAGGATCTTGCGTTCATGCGTTTGGCCCACGAGGCCGCCGTCGCGGCTCTGAGGGGGGGGAACCACCCGTTTGGAGCGGTTCTGGTCGACTCGGCGGGGAAGCTCTTGCTCAGCGGGGGGAACATCGAACTGACGGAGCGGGATTGCACCGGTCACGCCGAGTCCGCGTTGATGCGGGCGGCCTCCAAGCGTTTTTCCCGCGACGATCTCTGGGAATGTTCCCTCTACACCACCATCGAGCCCTGCGCCATGTGCAGCGGGGCGATGTACTGGGGCAACCTCGGGCGCGTGGTCTACGGCGTAGGGGAAAACAAGCTGTTGGCCCTTACGGGCAGCGACCCCGCGAACCCTACCTTCGATCTGCCCTGCCGGGAGGTGTTCGCACGGGGGCAAAAGGATATCGTGGTCGTCGGCCCCATAGCCGATGCGGAACTGGAGGAGGAGATCCTTTCGATCCACAGGGATCATTGGCGGCGCTAG
- a CDS encoding PilZ domain-containing protein, whose amino-acid sequence MPENQERRDQRRFLRVDCRLFTEFQLPDEGDWLLAEVLDLSIVGLRVRFRENQRKRAIKEEDIAWRDVRFRFRNRAEEFLLDGHFLMVYAKSDGCFTAGVEFVNVTPEQQFKLVALYADYRRRGQNSDE is encoded by the coding sequence TTGCCCGAAAACCAGGAAAGAAGGGATCAGCGCCGGTTTCTGAGAGTGGACTGTCGGCTCTTCACCGAATTCCAGCTGCCCGACGAGGGCGACTGGTTGCTGGCCGAGGTTCTGGATCTGAGCATCGTCGGCCTTCGGGTCCGATTTCGGGAGAACCAGCGCAAGCGCGCCATCAAAGAGGAGGACATCGCCTGGCGGGATGTCCGCTTCCGATTTCGGAACAGGGCGGAGGAATTTCTTCTGGACGGGCATTTTCTGATGGTCTACGCCAAAAGCGACGGATGCTTTACGGCAGGAGTCGAGTTCGTGAACGTGACCCCGGAGCAGCAGTTCAAGCTGGTGGCCCTTTATGCGGACTACCGGCGCAGGGGACAGAACTCGGACGAATAG
- the nifJ gene encoding pyruvate:ferredoxin (flavodoxin) oxidoreductase, whose amino-acid sequence MAKRNWKTMDGNAAAAHVAYAFSEVAAIYPITPSSTMPELIDEWAAHGRKNIFGQTVKVTELQSEGGAAGAVHGALSAGALASTFTASQGLLLMMPNMFKIAGELMPCVFHVSARAIAGHALSIFGDHSDVMTTRMTGFAMLAAGSVQETMDMAAVAHLSTLRTSVPFLHFFDGFRTSHEIQKIDALDYNDLAGLVDYDAIDMFRARAMRPENPFHKGTAQNPDIFFQAKEAAQPFYVDIPDVVEGYMQEIKKLTGREYHPFTYYGAPDATRVIVAMGSVCQAIEETVDYLNARGEKVGVVEAHLYRPFSPKYFFRVLPSTVQAIAVLDRCKEPGSLGEPLYEDVRTLFFDKGGAAPKIVGGRYGLGSKDTTPSHIKTVFDNLSLYEPRNRFTISIVDDVSDSSLPVIEEIEAAAEGTVCCKFWGLGSDGTVGANKNSIKIIGDHTDLYAQGYFAYDSKKSGGITVSHLRFGKSPIKSTYLIDAADFIACHKQEYVHQYNVAAGLKKGGTFLLNTQWTTLEQLEEHLPAKLKRQLAKREAKFYVINAVDEAEKLGLGNRTNTIMQAAFFKLAKVIPIEDAVKYMKDAIEKSYGKKGESVVRMNHAAVDTGLDNIIEIKVPAAWLDVQDKVVEKRGMPSEVPDFMANQCATINAQEGDSLPVSAFAGREDGSFPSGTSAYEKRGVAVNVPEWKSDKCIQCNQCAMVCPHASIRPFLLDADERAAAPEGFGDVECKGKALKEAGYTYKMQVDTLDCMGCGNCADICPVSALEMKPIATQEDQIDNWTFAMENVEDKENVGNKFTIQGSQFQRPLLEFSGACAGCGETPYTKLITQLFGDRMVIANATGCSSIWGGSAPSMPYTTNAKGQGPAWANSLFEDNAEYGYGMKLSINVMVNYLVEAMENLLKMDIAQEDKDVLQEWLDTREDGEKSRETAAKVEALLDRMFCCSCGECGCGDEAVIREFAKIEQFRDYLVKKSVWIFGGDGWAYDIGYGGLDHVLGSGEDVNILVMDTEVYSNTGGQSSKSTPTAAIAKFAASGKRVRKKDLGRMAMTYGHVYVAQVAMGADKNQLLKALAEAEAHKGPSLVIAYAPCINHGIKAGMGKTQDQSKKAVEAGYWHLYRYNPELAEQGKNPFILDSKEPKASYKDFLLSEVRYAALKQGFPDIADALFEQAEKEAKERYAAYKALAEMGPQPIKA is encoded by the coding sequence ATGGCAAAGAGAAACTGGAAAACGATGGATGGAAACGCTGCAGCGGCGCACGTCGCCTACGCGTTCTCCGAGGTGGCGGCAATCTATCCGATCACGCCGTCGTCGACCATGCCCGAGCTGATCGACGAGTGGGCGGCGCACGGGCGCAAGAACATCTTCGGCCAGACCGTCAAGGTAACGGAGCTCCAGTCCGAGGGGGGCGCCGCGGGAGCCGTGCACGGTGCGCTCTCGGCCGGAGCCCTGGCCAGCACCTTCACGGCCTCTCAGGGGCTGCTGCTGATGATGCCGAACATGTTCAAGATCGCCGGCGAGCTGATGCCCTGCGTCTTCCACGTCTCGGCCCGCGCCATCGCGGGACACGCCCTCTCCATCTTCGGCGACCACAGCGACGTCATGACCACGCGCATGACGGGATTCGCGATGCTGGCGGCCGGGAGCGTCCAGGAGACCATGGACATGGCCGCCGTCGCGCACCTCTCGACCCTCAGGACGAGCGTTCCCTTCCTGCACTTCTTCGACGGGTTCCGAACCTCCCACGAGATCCAGAAGATCGACGCGCTCGACTACAACGACCTCGCCGGGCTGGTGGACTACGACGCCATCGACATGTTCCGCGCCCGTGCCATGCGGCCGGAGAATCCCTTCCACAAGGGGACGGCCCAGAATCCGGACATCTTCTTCCAGGCCAAGGAGGCCGCACAGCCCTTCTATGTGGACATTCCGGACGTCGTCGAGGGCTACATGCAGGAGATCAAGAAGCTGACGGGCCGCGAGTATCACCCCTTCACGTACTATGGGGCGCCGGATGCCACGCGCGTCATCGTCGCGATGGGGTCCGTCTGCCAGGCCATCGAGGAGACCGTGGACTACCTGAATGCCCGGGGCGAGAAGGTCGGCGTGGTGGAGGCCCATCTCTACCGTCCGTTCTCCCCGAAGTACTTCTTCCGCGTGCTGCCCTCCACCGTTCAGGCCATTGCGGTTCTGGACCGCTGCAAGGAGCCCGGTTCTCTGGGCGAGCCCCTGTACGAGGACGTGCGCACCCTGTTCTTCGACAAGGGCGGCGCGGCGCCCAAGATCGTGGGCGGCCGCTACGGTCTGGGCTCCAAGGACACGACGCCCAGCCACATCAAGACGGTCTTCGACAACCTCAGCCTCTACGAGCCGCGCAACCGCTTCACCATCAGCATCGTGGACGACGTCAGCGACAGCTCCCTGCCCGTGATCGAGGAGATCGAGGCCGCGGCCGAGGGCACGGTCTGCTGCAAATTCTGGGGTCTGGGATCCGACGGAACGGTCGGTGCCAACAAGAACTCCATCAAGATCATCGGCGACCACACGGACCTCTACGCGCAGGGTTATTTCGCCTACGACTCCAAGAAGTCCGGCGGAATCACGGTTTCGCACCTGCGGTTCGGCAAGTCGCCCATAAAGTCCACCTATCTGATCGATGCCGCCGACTTCATCGCTTGCCACAAGCAGGAGTACGTGCACCAGTACAACGTCGCGGCCGGGCTCAAGAAGGGGGGCACGTTCCTGCTCAACACCCAGTGGACGACGCTCGAGCAGCTCGAGGAGCACCTGCCCGCGAAGCTCAAGCGCCAGCTCGCGAAGCGCGAGGCGAAGTTCTACGTCATCAACGCGGTGGACGAGGCGGAGAAGCTCGGTCTCGGCAACCGCACCAACACGATCATGCAGGCCGCGTTCTTCAAGCTGGCGAAGGTCATCCCGATCGAGGATGCCGTGAAGTACATGAAGGACGCCATCGAAAAGTCCTACGGCAAGAAGGGCGAGAGCGTCGTCAGGATGAACCACGCCGCGGTCGACACCGGGCTCGACAACATCATCGAGATCAAGGTCCCGGCGGCCTGGCTCGACGTTCAGGACAAGGTGGTGGAGAAGCGCGGGATGCCCTCGGAGGTGCCGGACTTCATGGCCAACCAGTGCGCCACGATCAACGCGCAGGAGGGCGACAGCCTGCCCGTAAGCGCGTTCGCGGGCCGCGAGGACGGCAGCTTCCCGTCCGGGACGTCCGCCTACGAGAAGCGCGGTGTCGCGGTGAACGTGCCCGAGTGGAAGAGCGACAAGTGCATCCAGTGCAACCAGTGCGCTATGGTCTGTCCGCATGCCTCCATCCGTCCCTTCCTGCTGGACGCGGACGAGCGGGCCGCCGCTCCCGAGGGCTTCGGCGACGTCGAGTGCAAGGGCAAGGCCCTCAAGGAGGCCGGCTACACCTACAAGATGCAGGTCGACACCCTGGACTGCATGGGCTGCGGCAACTGCGCGGACATCTGCCCCGTCAGCGCCCTGGAGATGAAGCCCATCGCCACCCAGGAGGACCAGATCGACAACTGGACCTTCGCGATGGAGAACGTGGAGGACAAGGAGAACGTGGGCAACAAGTTCACCATCCAGGGCAGCCAGTTCCAGCGCCCGCTGCTGGAGTTCAGCGGCGCCTGCGCCGGATGCGGCGAGACGCCCTACACCAAGCTGATCACTCAGCTGTTCGGCGACCGTATGGTCATCGCCAACGCCACGGGTTGTTCCTCCATCTGGGGCGGCTCGGCGCCCAGCATGCCCTACACGACCAACGCCAAGGGCCAGGGGCCGGCCTGGGCCAACTCCCTCTTCGAGGACAACGCGGAGTACGGCTACGGCATGAAGCTCTCGATCAACGTGATGGTGAACTACCTCGTCGAGGCCATGGAGAACCTGCTGAAGATGGACATCGCGCAGGAGGACAAGGACGTGCTGCAGGAGTGGCTGGACACTCGCGAGGACGGCGAGAAGTCGCGCGAGACCGCGGCCAAGGTCGAGGCGCTGCTGGACCGCATGTTCTGCTGCTCCTGCGGCGAGTGCGGGTGTGGGGACGAGGCGGTCATCCGGGAGTTCGCCAAGATCGAGCAGTTCCGGGACTACCTGGTCAAGAAGTCCGTCTGGATCTTCGGCGGCGACGGCTGGGCCTACGACATCGGCTACGGCGGCCTGGACCACGTTCTGGGCAGCGGCGAGGACGTCAACATCCTGGTCATGGACACCGAGGTCTACTCCAACACCGGCGGCCAGTCCTCCAAGTCCACGCCGACGGCGGCCATCGCAAAGTTCGCGGCCAGCGGCAAGCGCGTGCGCAAGAAGGACCTGGGCCGCATGGCCATGACCTACGGGCACGTGTACGTCGCGCAGGTCGCGATGGGCGCGGACAAGAACCAGCTGCTCAAGGCCCTGGCCGAGGCCGAGGCTCACAAGGGCCCGTCCCTGGTGATCGCCTACGCGCCCTGCATCAACCACGGCATCAAGGCGGGCATGGGCAAGACGCAGGACCAGAGCAAGAAGGCCGTCGAGGCGGGCTACTGGCACCTGTACCGCTACAACCCTGAGCTGGCCGAGCAGGGGAAGAACCCGTTCATCCTCGATTCCAAGGAGCCGAAGGCCAGCTACAAGGACTTCCTGCTGAGCGAGGTGCGCTATGCGGCCCTGAAACAGGGGTTCCCGGACATCGCCGATGCGCTCTTCGAGCAGGCGGAGAAGGAGGCCAAGGAGCGCTACGCGGCCTACAAGGCCCTGGCGGAGATGGGCCCGCAGCCGATCAAGGCTTAG
- a CDS encoding LmeA family phospholipid-binding protein, with amino-acid sequence MRTIKVIPLLLAWVISAASASWAADFEFRGKIEPVDTTSHLLAYYVNRFAPEELKLTVVGQPDATGRFHDLFMDLTGVRIEDVRVDKLTFRMNDVQFNAPENWTSGDVECRNALQIYAACRILEEDINKGLEAQTFGKDDHWKNIALAITPSGLKGKGTYLAKVLFVTLDILIEIDSKLKIVNRRELWLDDPQVRINKMDLPDYITKKALAQIQPLLDLARFPLPLKLHTVTLEEGRALLSTRIGPQPIDQGTTYHYFSR; translated from the coding sequence TTGAGAACGATCAAGGTGATTCCGCTTTTGCTGGCATGGGTGATTTCGGCCGCGTCTGCGTCGTGGGCCGCGGACTTCGAGTTCAGGGGGAAGATCGAGCCCGTGGATACCACCTCGCATCTTCTGGCCTATTATGTGAACCGTTTCGCCCCGGAGGAGCTGAAGCTCACCGTCGTCGGGCAGCCGGATGCGACGGGGCGCTTCCACGACCTCTTCATGGACCTGACGGGGGTGAGGATCGAGGATGTGCGGGTGGACAAGCTGACCTTCCGCATGAACGACGTGCAGTTCAATGCGCCGGAGAACTGGACGTCGGGGGACGTCGAGTGCCGGAACGCCCTTCAGATCTATGCGGCCTGCCGCATCCTGGAGGAGGACATCAACAAGGGGCTCGAGGCCCAGACCTTCGGGAAGGACGACCACTGGAAGAATATCGCCCTTGCGATCACGCCCTCCGGGCTGAAGGGCAAGGGGACCTACCTTGCCAAAGTGCTTTTCGTCACTCTGGACATCCTGATCGAGATAGACAGCAAGCTGAAGATCGTCAACCGAAGGGAGCTCTGGCTGGACGATCCCCAGGTGCGGATCAACAAGATGGACCTTCCCGACTACATCACGAAGAAGGCGCTGGCTCAAATTCAGCCTCTGCTGGATCTGGCCCGTTTTCCCCTGCCCCTGAAGCTCCATACCGTGACCCTGGAGGAGGGGAGGGCTCTGCTCTCCACGCGGATCGGCCCTCAGCCCATCGATCAGGGTACGACATACCATTACTTCTCCCGTTAG
- a CDS encoding DUF4153 domain-containing protein yields MNGIDRKRYLWVLLSALLQGLLLGQYLVTQSGPFLALPLTLMVVVPFAFWLAQEHWGRRLRRFLGGLSLVLSVFYAYRLWSLYPPDGAFHSMPSQGMELLRFCMAVFLLLPFFQCRIATWSWRVPYSDVFFQLCRNVFLLFQAVIVTVVFWALLLTASLLFDIVGLEFVPHVLFHPLVAAPLTSLTIAVSITLALRHPGIDSLGRWILSILAWLLPPFSALSFVFIACLPYSGLKTLWNTGQASSLMLLLQLATILLANAAWLDGTRSPFSNKFVNALAKVSLLCLPAYTALCLYSLGLRVQQYGLSVDRIHAAFLVTVTGVWGLGYAGAVLLRQWPGAIGRINTVAALILTVIVVAMSSPLLDPYRLAANNQVDRLLSGQITPADFDYLYLRFNLGRYGNYALIRLREEGRHSPASAAIRKRLDDAMAVDPQAHWRDVRSGLPSEARRRDILNAAAVHPEGRKLSPILVEHLVRLWEEGYALNTLRRSSDALFVFQDVLSEREEAGETCLLILPGMGLVLDVVSDEPRVVGFFQGDLLPSALSSPDLSVVEPQFKELMIRGERYRILPWP; encoded by the coding sequence ATGAACGGAATCGACCGCAAGCGCTATCTGTGGGTGCTCCTGTCCGCCCTGCTGCAGGGGCTTCTGCTGGGCCAATATCTGGTCACCCAGAGCGGGCCGTTTCTGGCCCTGCCTCTGACCCTGATGGTGGTGGTCCCCTTCGCCTTCTGGCTGGCCCAGGAGCATTGGGGAAGGCGTCTCAGGCGTTTTCTGGGTGGCCTCTCCCTGGTCCTTTCGGTCTTCTACGCCTACAGGCTCTGGTCCCTTTATCCGCCCGACGGAGCGTTTCACTCCATGCCCTCCCAGGGCATGGAGCTGTTGCGGTTCTGCATGGCCGTCTTTTTGCTGCTGCCCTTTTTTCAGTGCCGCATCGCGACATGGAGCTGGCGCGTGCCCTATTCCGACGTCTTTTTCCAGCTCTGCCGCAACGTCTTTCTGCTGTTTCAGGCCGTAATCGTGACGGTGGTCTTCTGGGCGCTGCTCCTCACCGCCAGCCTGCTCTTCGACATCGTGGGGCTGGAGTTCGTCCCCCACGTCCTGTTCCATCCGCTCGTGGCCGCTCCCCTGACGAGCCTCACGATCGCGGTATCCATCACCCTGGCCCTCCGGCACCCCGGTATCGATTCCCTGGGGCGCTGGATCCTGTCGATATTGGCCTGGCTGTTGCCCCCCTTCTCGGCGCTCTCCTTCGTATTCATCGCCTGCCTGCCCTACTCCGGGCTCAAGACCCTGTGGAACACCGGGCAGGCCAGCTCCCTGATGCTGCTTCTGCAGCTCGCCACCATCCTGCTCGCCAACGCGGCGTGGCTCGATGGGACCCGGTCCCCCTTCTCCAACAAGTTCGTCAACGCGCTGGCGAAGGTCTCCCTGCTCTGTCTTCCCGCCTATACGGCTCTGTGCCTCTACTCGCTGGGTTTGAGGGTTCAGCAGTACGGGCTCTCCGTCGACCGTATCCACGCGGCGTTCCTGGTGACGGTCACGGGGGTCTGGGGGCTGGGCTACGCGGGGGCCGTGCTGCTGCGCCAGTGGCCGGGAGCCATCGGCCGCATCAATACCGTTGCGGCCCTGATTTTGACGGTCATCGTCGTGGCGATGAGCTCTCCGCTCCTGGATCCCTATCGCCTGGCCGCGAACAATCAGGTGGACCGGCTGCTCAGCGGACAGATCACGCCCGCGGATTTCGACTACCTCTATCTGCGTTTCAACCTCGGGCGCTATGGCAACTACGCCCTCATCCGGCTGAGGGAGGAGGGGAGGCATTCCCCGGCTTCGGCTGCCATTCGCAAGCGCCTCGATGACGCCATGGCCGTGGATCCTCAGGCGCATTGGAGGGACGTTCGGAGCGGTCTGCCCTCCGAGGCCCGAAGACGCGATATCCTGAATGCCGCCGCCGTCCATCCCGAGGGGCGAAAGCTCTCTCCGATCCTGGTCGAGCATCTGGTCCGCCTTTGGGAGGAGGGCTACGCACTCAATACCCTGCGCCGCAGCTCCGACGCGCTCTTCGTGTTTCAGGACGTCCTGAGCGAGAGGGAGGAGGCCGGGGAGACCTGCCTGCTGATCCTCCCCGGAATGGGCCTGGTGCTCGATGTCGTCTCCGACGAACCTCGGGTCGTCGGATTCTTTCAGGGGGATCTGCTCCCTTCCGCGCTGTCCTCCCCGGATCTTTCGGTCGTGGAGCCGCAGTTCAAGGAGCTGATGATACGGGGGGAACGGTATCGGATTCTGCCTTGGCCCTAG